Genomic window (Granulicella arctica):
CTGGCTGCTGGGATCGAGCCCTTCTGCACGCTGTATCACTGGGACCTGCCACAGCCTTTGGAGGACAAGGGTGGATGGCGGAACCGCGACACGGCAAAGGCGTTTGCTGATTATGCCGGGTATACGGCTGGCAAGCTTTCGGACCGCGTGAAGCACTTCATGACGATGAACGAGATTCGCACCTTCACGGAGCTTGGGTATGGGAATGGTGTGCACGCTCCCGGGCTGAAGCTCGACAAGAAGGGGTTAGCCCAGGTGAACCACCATGCGGTTCTTGGACATGGGCTGGCGGTCCAGGCGATTCGAGCGAAGGCAAAGGCGGGCACGAAGGTAGGGCTTGCCGATAATCTGACAACGGCTACGCCTGTGTTCGAGGTGCCGGAGCATATTGAAGCGGCGACCAAGGCCATGCGCGAAGAGAACGCAATGTACCTGACGGTGATCCAGGAGGGACGGTATACAGATCTCTACCTGAAGGGGCTTGGGGCTGCAGCTCCGACGACAACGCCGGAGGAGATGCAGGCGATTGGGAGCAAGATCGACTTCGTGGGTATCAACGTGTACACGGCGTCGTTTGTTCGCGCGGATGGATCGGAGAAAGGCTACGAGATGGTCAAGCAGCCGGCGTCCTATCCGCATATGTTCAGCGAGTGGCTGTCGATTGGACCGGAGGCGCTTTATTGGGCTCCAAAGCTGGTGGGCAAGATCTGGAACGTGAAGGAGATGTACATCACAGAGAACGGAACGTCGTCGGCTGATGTGCCTACGGCTGAGGGGAAGATCCTCGATACAGATCGCGTGATGTACCTGCGGAACTACCTGACGCAATTACAGCGTGCTGTATCTGAGGGCGTACCGGTGCATGGGTACTTCTGCTGGAGCCTGATGGATAACTACGAGTGGGCTGATGGCTACGAGAAACGATTCGGCATTCATTACGTGGACTTCAAGACGCAGAAGAGGACACCGAAGCTAAGTGCAGAATTCTACAAAGCGGTGATCGCTCGAAACGGACTTGCCTAGAGTTTGATCGTCGGCTTGACCTGCGACCCCCGACCTTTCTGTTTGCTTGACATTGCACATAGCCCCTGTTAAGTTGCTCCCTACGCGATAGGGAGAAAGTTAGCAGCTGTGCTCTGTGTTGCTCTTCTGCGCTCGTTCCGAGCTCCGAATCTACTTCGGCAACTGTTGTTTTACCTGGGCCATTTACACGAGTCAGTTTCGGGATCGTTGCCTTGACAGGTCCCGATGGAGCCTCATGAGCAACATAAACGGCAAAGTCTACGCGCTGAATGTAATTACCCCGATGAAGCCATGGAAGACGTGGCTGCTACGCGGATTCTTCCTTCTGCTTGGGTGGATCAAGCCGCTGCAGAAAGACTTGATTGATCTCTCCTTCATCGAGTTTGCGCGGTGGGTGATTCTGCCTCGGCGGC
Coding sequences:
- a CDS encoding GH1 family beta-glucosidase, with the translated sequence MTTRFSRRSFAQLVGATAGAVSLPSWAAGLAQDAPKTDGNGRHFPQGFLWGSATASYQVEGAVNEEGRGPSIWDIFSHTPGKTHGGDTGDVADDHFHRYKEDIQLMKDLGLKCYRFSVAWPRVFPTGTGVANPKGLDFYNRMLDVLLAAGIEPFCTLYHWDLPQPLEDKGGWRNRDTAKAFADYAGYTAGKLSDRVKHFMTMNEIRTFTELGYGNGVHAPGLKLDKKGLAQVNHHAVLGHGLAVQAIRAKAKAGTKVGLADNLTTATPVFEVPEHIEAATKAMREENAMYLTVIQEGRYTDLYLKGLGAAAPTTTPEEMQAIGSKIDFVGINVYTASFVRADGSEKGYEMVKQPASYPHMFSEWLSIGPEALYWAPKLVGKIWNVKEMYITENGTSSADVPTAEGKILDTDRVMYLRNYLTQLQRAVSEGVPVHGYFCWSLMDNYEWADGYEKRFGIHYVDFKTQKRTPKLSAEFYKAVIARNGLA